The following coding sequences lie in one Oryza brachyantha chromosome 10, ObraRS2, whole genome shotgun sequence genomic window:
- the LOC107305052 gene encoding rapid alkalinization factor-like, giving the protein MARRRVMLPLLVVALLTIAVAAASASAYARAAAVADGGVEVGTTMATMMRRALADLNATADAGNATAAANATTGYISYDALFADRVPCSLRGASYYNCHPGAEANPYTRGCSAITQCRS; this is encoded by the coding sequence atGGCACGACGTCGCGTCATGCTgcccctcctcgtcgtcgccctgctcaccatcgccgtcgcggcggcgtcggcgtcggcctacgcacgcgccgccgccgtcgctgatGGCGGCGTCGAAGTTGGCACGACGATGGCGACGATGATGAGGCGGGCACTGGCCGACCTGaacgccaccgccgacgccggcaacgcgacggcggcggcgaacgcgacGACCGGGTACATCAGCTACGACGCGCTGTTCGCCGACCGCGTGCCGTGCTCGCTGCGCGGCGCGTCGTACTACAACTGCCACCCCGGCGCGGAGGCCAACCCCTACACCCGCGGCTGCTCCGCCATCACGCAGTGCCGCAGCTAG